The following proteins are co-located in the Doryrhamphus excisus isolate RoL2022-K1 chromosome 15, RoL_Dexc_1.0, whole genome shotgun sequence genome:
- the si:ch211-195b15.8 gene encoding dual specificity protein phosphatase 16, with translation MVWSRDGETERPPLSIILPRLYLGAESDVTQDRLASLGISYVLSVSRCSPRPSFLPCSRHLRIPIDDSLRDDLLPWIPQALRFIDTAMSSGASVLVHCAAGISRSPALAVAYIMYSLGMDLDQAYRFVKERRPSISPNFNFLGQLQHFQGTLRQKTTSGDLLDNDLPSINHNNNHTPTMIHQAGENSCQQRHSSPDANGNQRLFSSGTLWTINQEEVQTPFRVSSPRTKPTQLQPPAGSASLSERRKTLSLCLTPLGVCPATTTHPSNQPENTNASKSVHKREPGAKTQRNSGSLKQTEESTQSKSSHTSEVKDQGLLSPLGCTLNKLLDWGERMLLGGVFAHPVKMGQPALPYRC, from the exons ATGGTTTGGTCCAGGGATGGAGAGACAGAGCGTCCTCCTCTGTCCATCATCCTACCAAGACTCTACCTTGGAGCGGAGAGTGACGTGACGCAG GACCGACTGGCCTCTTTGGGTATTTCCTATGTTCTGAGTGTGAGCCGCTGCAGCCCCCGaccctccttccttccctgcTCCAGACACCTCCGCATTCCCATTGATGACTCCCTGCGGGATGACCTGCTCCCCTGGATCCCTCAGGCTCTACGCTTCATCG ATACAGCAATGTCATCAGGAGCCTCCGTGCTGGTTCACTGTGCAGCTGGAATCTCTCGCTCGCCAGCTCTGGCTGTCGCCTACATCATGTATAGCTTGGGAATGGATCTGGACCAGGCTTACAG GTTTGTGAAAGAACGCAGACCCTCCATTTCCCCAAACTTCAACTTCCTGGGTCAACTGCAACACTTCCAGGGCACTTTGCGTCAAAAGACCACTAGTGGTGACTTACTGGACAACGaccttccatccatcaaccacaataataaccaCACCCCCACAATGATCCACCAGGCCGGTGAGAATTCCTGCCAACAGAGACATTCAAGTCCAGATGCTAACGGCAACCAGCGGCTGTTCTCATCAGGGACACTTTGGACAATCAACCAGGAGGAAGTCCAGACTCCCTTCAGGGTGTCCAGTCCAAGAACAAAACCCACGCAACTACAACCCCCAGCAGGCTCTGCTTCCCTTTCGGAAAGACGCAAAACCCTCAGCCTCTGTTTGACCCCCTTGGGGGTCTGTCCCGCTACAACCACACACCCCAGTAACCAACCTGAGAACACCAATGCTTCCAAAAGTGTCCACAAGAGGGAGCCTGGGGCGAAGACGCAGAGGAACAGTGGGTCCTTGAAGCAAACAGAGGAGTCAACACAAAGCAAGAGTTCACACACATCAGAGGTGAAGGATCAAGGCCTGCTGTCGCCTCTCGGTTGCACCCTCAATAAGCTGCTGGACTGGGGGGAGAGGATGCTTCTGGGAGGGGTGTTTGCCCACCCGGTCAAGATGGGACAGCCTGCTTTGCCATACAGGTGCTGA